In Chryseobacterium oryzae, the genomic stretch CCAATGGATAATTAGCAATGGTTTTATCTTGTTCGTTTTTTATTTTAAATGCAAATCCGTAAGCCGGAAATACATTTTTTTGATTGCTTATTTTGGGACTGGCATGAGAAAGTCTAGCTGTAACCGTATATTTTTCATCACCGAAAATTTTACGGACATTTTCATCCAAATCTTTATTAATTATCAATTCCCCTTTCAAAACAGCATAAGTTTTGGCGTGTACATTTCTGGTTGCATATTCCACATCACTTAGCAATGCAGAGTTTTCTACAAAGTCGGATATGCTTTTTTTAGCCTTTTCTAAAATTTGTATTTCATTGTAAGAAAGTTTATCATAGTTTTTGCTGTACGATAAGGGTTCACTCATTAATCAATCGGGTTTAAATTATAAAGTCATTACTGGCTTGTTCTTTCAAAATTTTTTTTCTGATATTAAAATTTCAATAATACCGACAAGTTTTCAATTGTATGTTAATATATTATTAATCATTTTTGAATATTTGATGTGTTTTGTGATGAATACATGAAAATGTGTTGATTTTTCTATTGTGTATTATACATTTAGTAATTAATTCAATAATTTTATTTTTTCTGAATGTTCATCGGTTTTATTTTAAGTTGAATACCTTATTATATCATAATTTTACATTCATACATAAATCTTATCTTTGCTAAAAAAGAAATTATGGGAGTAGCAGATATGTTATTTAAACGCAAAAAAGAACAGGCAGAAAAAAATCTGAAAGATGGAGCAGAGTACATGGTAGAATATGGTAAGAGAGAATCTGTTGTACAGTTACCAAGCGGACTGCAATATGAGATTATTACAGAAGGAGACGGCGAAAAACCCGGCCCAAAGTCGATGGTAAAATGTCATTATCACGGAACTACCATTTCGGGAAAAGTTTTCGACAGTTCTGTAAAGAGAGGAACACCGGCTTCTTTCCCGTTAAATAAAGTTATTAAAGGCTGGACTGAAGCTTTGCAACTAATGCCTGTAGGAAGTAAATGGAAGCTGATTATTCCTCCGCATCTTGCTTATGGAGATCAGCAGATTAGCAAAGAAATTGGGCCAAACAGTACATTGGTTTTTATTGTTGAGTTGTTGGATATTAAATAATCATTTTTTGAGCTATATTTAAAAAATTCAACTCTAACAGGGTTGAATTTTTTTTGTTTTTATAAAAGTTTGTATATTTATTTTCAAAGGTTTTTATGAAGAAGCTTATTTTCATTGTATCGGTTTTATGTCTGTTTCAGTCCTGTGTTTCCAAAAAAAATCAGGCTATAAAGCAGAATATTCTCACTTTAAAAGACAGTTATTGCAAAGCGCCCTTCAAATATAATTATGAAAATAAACTGCCTTCATATAGTTCAGATTCTATTCTCAATGCGAATAAGCATCTAAAATCTATTTTTACAGATCAGAGTATTTTAATTCTCAATGCTTTAGATAATCTGGATGAGGTTGATGAGATTTTAAAACTAAAAAAAGATTCTTCTTTGTATTCTCAGGTTAAGGTTTTACAGTTGAAAAGTAAAATTAACAGTAAAATTACCATTGCCCTTACAGAGTTAGATGCAGTAGCTGCAGAATTCGACTGTGAAGGTGAGCGTGTAGCACAGATTGGTAATTATGTAGATAATCTTAACCAGTCTAGAAACAACAAACTTATTTTGTATTCTATTGCGGCAGGTGCGGTAGCTTCCATTGCCGGAGGAATTGTTAAAGATGAAGGATGGAGCAGTGCAATAGATATTACCGGAGGGGCTTTGGGAGCGGGTTTCGGCTTGGCTACACTCAACCCAAAAGGCAAAAAAGTAGAATTTATACACCAAAGAAATCTGTTGCGTGACATTTGGCATGAAAAACTAGATTCACCTAACTTTCCTCCATTTATTTGGTATATGTACACTGAGAAAAGATTTTCCAATAAAGAAGATCGGTCTATCATTCAGCATATGAAGGAAAGATGGCTTCATTATCAGTTTGATGATGATAAAAATGCAGCAGATCATTCGGTTATCTTTAATGATGGTGGTTTTTATAGATATAATGACCTTCAGAATCGTGCTGCAATGCTCAATCAAATGCAGTCTGCGACTAGAACCATCAATCAGACAATCAATTATTTACTTTTAGATTTGGATAAGTTGATTTTGTAAGAGAACTTTATTCAAATTTTTTAAATAGGAATAAATTTTAAATTTAATTGTAATTATTTTTGTTACATTTAAAAATTGTAGTATATTTGCATCATGAACAATACAAGATTTGCCACCGCAATACATATTATGACTCTTCTTGCGAAAGATTCGCAGGCGTGGTTAACATCCGATTGGATTGCCGGAAGCTTGAATGTAAATCCTGTTATTGTTCGCAAGGAATTGATTAATCTTAAAAAATCTGCTCTGGTAGAAAGCCGTCAGGGAAAAGAAGGAGGGGTAAGAATTGCTAAAAATCCTGATGAAATTTATATATCTGATATTTATGAATCGGTAAAAAATTCTGAAGTTTTGGGGAAGAAAAATCAGAACCCGAATCCTCTTTGCACTATCGGAAAAGACATCAACAAAAATCTTCAAATTTTATTCTGTGAAACAGATGAATTGGTTTTTCAGTTTTTGAAAGCAAAAAAATTATCAGATTTTACGGGGCAATTTCAATAAAAATTTTTTAAATATAAATGTAACAAAATACATTACAATTAATTAAAATTATCATTATGAGCAAAAAAGTAGCAGTAATCGGAGCAACAGGCTTCGTAGGAAAGCAAGTTGTAAATGAATTATCTAACAGAGGTTATGAAGTAAATGCCATCGCAAGAGATAGTTCTAAAATTGAAACGAAAGACCATGTAACGCCCATTAGTGCAGATGTAAATAACGTGGAAGAATTGGCAGAAGTTCTTAAAGGGAATGATGCGGTTATCAGTGCATTTAATGCAGGTTGGACGAATCCGAATTTGTATAATGACTTTTTGAACGGTTCAAGAAACATTGAAAAAGCGGTTGAAGAATCTGGTGTTAAAAGATTTATTACTGTTGGAGGTGCAGGAAGTTTGTTTATAGACGGACATCAATTGGTAGATGGTGCAGATTTTCCTGCAGATATTAAACCGGGTGCAACTGCCGCGAGAGATTACATGAACGAAATTAAAAAGAATGATACACTAGACTGGACTTTCTTTTCACCCGCGATTGAAATGCACGCAGGAACTGCAGGAGTGAGAAAAGGGACTTACAGAACAGCTTTAGAAAATCCTGTTTTCGATGAGAACGGTAGAAGTGTTCTTTCTGTGGAAGATGTAGCGGTAGTTTTAGTAGATGAGTTAGAGCAAAATAATTTTGTTAAAAAACGTTTTACAGCAGGATACTAAAACTAAGTTTATTTTTGATTTAGTTAAATAAAAAGTTAGAAAAAATCGGCGACGCCAAAGGCGTCGCCGATTTTTTAATATTTTAGAATAAAGAATTTAATCAACTAAATGATTTTTTTAACGTATTACATCCCCATAAACAATTTAGGATTTACCGGAGTATTGTTTTTATGAACTTCATAATGTAAGTGAGGACCGGTAGATCTTCCCGAATTTCCTGATTTTGCAATTAATTGTCCCACCTTTATTTTATCATTTGTTTTAGCAATAAGTTGCGAAAGGTGACCATAAAGAGTTGCTAAACCATTTCCGTGAGAAATAATTACGCAGTTTCCGTATCCACTTTTCTGCCCAGAAAAAATTACTGTTCCTGCCGCAGTTGCCAAAACATCAGAACCTGATGGCAACGCAATATCTAAACCTTTGTGAAACTGCATCTGATCTGGTTCTGCAGGAGCATTGTTTTTCTCAATATTTTTCTGAGGAGAAGGGTTTTTGTTGACTGCCATTTCAGGTGTAGGATTACTTGCTTTTGGAGTTACCAATACTTTTACTTCTCTTTTATTGCCGTAGCTGTCTGTAACTTCTATAATTTTCTCATAAGGTTGGGCTTTTACTTCTGGTTTTGGTGTAGAAACGGGCGTACTTACAGTAGATTCTGGCGATTTTACAGAAGCATAAGCTGTTTTGTAAGGGATAGGATTTTTTCTGATTCCGAAATTAGAAGATATAGATCCGCCACTAGGCATTCCCAGCGGAACATAAATTAATTTCTTCTGAAGATCCATTAAATATTGGCTGTAGCGGTTAGATTGCTTGGCAAGATAAATAGAGTTGGATATACTGTCCTGATCCAAAACCATTAGCTTTTCGTTAGGAATATTCTTTGCTTTTAGAAAAGAATTCAGCTGGGTAATCGTTTTATCTACCAAACCAAGATCAGATTTTATTTTCAGATAGTCTATACTGTCTTTCTCGGTGTTTATTTTTACCAGATTTACTTCATAGTTTTTGTCATCTTTTTCCGAAAATAACTTGGTTATAATGATGCTTTGAGCAAAAACGATGGTTAACAGGCTTCCTAAGATAAAAGTTACTTTCTTTTTGCTGCTTAAAAATTTCTTCATTTTTCTTTTTTAGAATTTAATAAAGGTTTTAAGGGGGCAAATTTAATTAAAAATAATTTTTTTCGATTATTTCCAATAAAATTCAGACCTCAAATAGGTATAAACGTAATAATTTTAAAAAAATTGTATCAATAAGTTTTTTTCTCCTAAAAACTATCCCGTTGCCAAAATTTTTATATCTTATGGTTTTAATATATTTGCATTTCACATCATAATTATGGCGAAGAAGAAAAATAATTCAGACAACTCTGTGGGTAAAAATGCCAAAATAGATACTGCAGTTGGAGTTGTGGGAAGTGGAAGTTTTGCTACAGCAATTGTAAAAATGTTGGTAGAAAACTGCAAAACTGTTCATTGGTGCGTAAGAAATGAATTTGTAAAAGGAGCCATAGAACTCCGCGGTCATAATCCTACTTATCTTACGGCGGTAAATTTTAATCTGAAAAGTCTTAAGCTTACCACAGATATTAATGAACTTGTAACAGCCTGTGATATTGTGGTTTTGGCAACACCTTCCATTTATTTAGCAGATACTATGGAAAAAATGAGTTGCGATTACAGCAATAAAATTTTTGTCTCTGCCATCAAAGGGATTATTCCTAAAGTTAACGATGTGGTGGCTCATTATCTAAAAGAAGAGTTTCAGATTGGTTTTAGAAATCAGGCGGTAATTGCAGGTCCTTGTCATGCAGAAGAAGTTGCGATGGAAAGATTATCTTATCTAACATTGGCAACCGTTGAAGATGAAGTTTCGCAGAAATTGGTGGATATTTTTAATTCAGATTTCATTAAAGTTCATTCAAGTAAAGATATTTTAGGGAATGAATACAGTGCAATTCTGAAAAATATTTTTGCAATCGGAGCGGGAATTGCAAGTGGTTTGGGATATGGGGATAACTTTACAGCAGTTTTTGTTTCTAATGCTATTCGCGAAATGGAAATTTTTCTTGAAGCAATTTATGAAGCTCCAAGAGATGTTAATGAAAGTGCTTATTTGGGAGATTTACTGGTAACTGCGTATTCATTGTTTTCAAGAAATAGAAATTTAGGAAACTTAATAGGGAAGGGCTATACGGTGAAATCTGCCATTCAGTCTATGAACATGGTTGCGGAAGGTTATTATGCAGCAGACTCCATTTATAAAACAGCAAAAGATAAAGGCTTAAAACTTCCTATTATAGATACCATTTACGGAATTCTCTATGAAGGAAAAAATGCCGAAAAACAATACAAAAAATTAACAGCAAAACTCAATTAAACTTTAAAATATTGAATGTTACAGGCTGGAAAAGTTTGTCTTTAATATTGGCATGATAAAAGTCTTACTATTAATGAATCTTTTTAAAAATAATAAAATTTATCTTTAGTGAGCGAAAAATGATAATGAAATTCTATGGATAAATTTATAAGTGCTGAAGAAGCTATCTATACTGTAAAAAGTGGTAACCGTGTATTTTTTCATGGTAGTGCCTGTACTCCTAATTACCTGATTGATGAGTTGGCAAGACAATCTCACCGGTTAGAAAATGTAGAAATAGTTTCTATTACTCAACAAGGGAATGTAGAAGTGGCAAAACCTCAGTATAAAGGTAGTTTTTTTGTTAATTCTCTCTTTGTTTCCTCTCCAGTGCGTGATGCTGTAAACTCAGATAGAGGAGATTTTGTTCCTGTTTTTTTAAGTGAAATTCCTATCCTGTTCAGAAAAAATATTCTACCATTAGATGTTGCGTTAATTACGGTATCTCCGCCAGATAAACATGGTTTCTGTACTTTGGGGACTTCTGTGGACGTGGCAAGAGCAGCTGTAGATACGGCAAAAATAATTGTTGCTATAGTAAATCCTTTAATGCCGAGAACCCACGGCGATGGGATGATTCACATGAGTAGAATTCATAAAATGGTATGGCATGAAGAAGAACTTCCGACTGTAGATTACGGTGCAAAAGTTGGGGCTGAAGAAATGCAGGTGGGAAGAAATGTAGCCGAGTTAATCGAAGATAAATCTACTCTGCAAATGGGTATCGGGACAATACCGGATGCTGTTTTGAAGTGTCTTGGAAATCATAAAGATTTAGGAATTCATACAGAGATGCTGAGTGATGGAGTGGTAGATTTAATTCAGAACGATGTTATAAATAACAAATATAAAGGCTATAATGACAATAAAACGATAACCAGTTTCTGTTTTGGTACGCGAAAATTGTACGATTATGTAGATGATAATACTGTTTTCTCGTTTGATGATGTAAGTACGGTGAATTTTCCTATCAATATCATGAGAAACAAGAAAATGGTTGCCATTAATTCTGCAATTGAAATTGATCTTACCGGTCAGGTTTGTGCAGATTCTATCGGTACTATGCAGTATAGCGGAATTGGCGGACAGATGGATTTCATGCGAGGTGCGGCACTTAGTGAAGATGGTAAACCTATTATTGCCATCACTTCAAGAACTAAAAAAGGCGTTTCCAGAATTGTACCTTTCCTTAAACAGGGAGCGGGTGTTGTAACAACAAGGGGTCACATCCATTATGTGGTTACAGAATACGGAACTGCATATCTTTATGGTAAAAATCTACGCCAGAGAGCACAAGAACTCATAAGTATTGCTCATCCTGATGATCGGGAAATGTTGGAAAGAGCAGCTTATGAAAGATTTAATTCAAATTAATTCTCTGCATTAAGTGATTTGGTCATCTTTTTGTTCAGAAATTTTTATAGATAATATTTTTGAAAACAATTTATAATTCAATAAAAGAGGATATTTTAAAACATTCAAAAGTGTCTAATTCTGTATTGGGCAATTCTTTTGAATGGAAAAGAAGTCATTTTGTTATTTTATCTGAAATAATTAAAAATGAACTTGCAACTTCTCCTGTACTTAAAGATGGTAAAAAGTTTGAAGTAGGAAATACGATTTCTCATGTTACTTTACAACGTTTTTTTGAGAATGAATATCATGAAAAAACGCATAATGATCTTCGGTTTCTAAAAACTCTGGATAAAATATGCATTTTTTTGGGATTCAAAGATTTGAATTCATATATAGAAAACTATAAAAAATCTTCAACAAATTCTAATAAGTCTATTTCTAATAATATTACAGAGGATATTGTTTATCGTTATTGTGCAACAGTTTTTGAACTTTACAAAAATTTTCCGGTTCTGAAGATGGAGTTGTTTGATGATTTGGTTTTTGATAATTCTCCCTTTAAAGAGCGTGCATCACTATTTAGTAAAGAGCTTTGCGAAAGAAAATTTGAATTGACTACTAAAAATAATCGTTCCAATTATGAAGTTTTTGATATTAATGTTCTTACCGACGAGCCCGATAAAAAAATTTTAGAAGCACAGGAATTTTGGAATCTGCTCTTCAAAGTGGGCGAATCCGGGGAAGAACATTTCGTTAATCAGCTAAATACTCAGATTTATTTTATTCGTAAAATTGATAATGAATGGAAAATTTGGGATAATTATAACCCTGATGCCGGAGTGTTGAATAATAAAAAGTAAAAGCCGTAATTAATTACGGCTTTTTTAGATTTAAAATAATTTCTCTTCATCACCTATCTTCTTTTACAAATGTATTATTTTAAATCTACTAATATTAAACTTAAAATAACTTAAATAAACTTTTAATTTTTTTGTTTATTTCGTAAATGCATATCCTGTTTTTCTATATTATTTATTATTTGCAGGAATTTTGTAATTTGCAATCATAATAAAAGTAAAAATAGAAAATATGTCAACACTCACATTTGCCGAGAAAATTGCTCAGGCAGAAAATTTTTTGCCAATCAACGGAACAGATTATATCGAATTTTACGTGGGAAATGCAAAGCAGGCTGCACATTTTTATAAAACAGCATTCGGATTTCAGTCTTTAGCGTATGCTGGTCCGGAAACCGGTGTTAGAGATCGTGCTTCATATGTACTTCAGCAGGGAAAAATCAAATTGATTCTTACTACAGGCTTAAAATCTGAATCTCCCATTAATGAGCATGTAAAAAAACACGGAGATGGAGTGAAAATTTTAGCACTTTGGGTGGATGATGCTTATTCAGCATTTGAAGAAACTACAAAACGAGGGGCTAAATCTTATTTGGAGCCGGTTACTTTAAAAGATGAACACGGTGAAGTAAGAATGTCCGGAATCTATACTTACGGCGAAACTGTTCACATGTTTATCGAAAGAAAAAATTACAGCGGAACTTTTATGCCTGGTTACGAAAAGTGGGAAAGCGATTACAATCCTGAAGAGACAGGTTTACTTTATGTAGATCATTGTGTAGGAAATGTAGGTTGGGACAGAATGATTCCTACCGTAGAATGGTACGAAAAAGTAATGGGATTTGTAAATATTCTTTCTTTCGACGACAAACAGATTAATACAGAATATTCTGCTTTGATGTCTAAAGTGATGTCTAATGGGAATGGATATGCAAAATTTCCTATCAACGAACCCGCTGAAGGTAAGAAAAAATCTCAGGTAGAAGAATATCTGGATTTCTATGAAGGAGAAGGAGTTCAGCATATTGCAGTAGCAACTAAAGACATTATACATACTGTTACAGAACTGAAAAAAAGAGGAGTAGAATTCCTTTCTGCACCTCCGGAAGCTTACTATGACATGGTTCCGGAAAGAGTTGGGCATATAGATGAAGATTTAAAAAAGTTACAGGATCTTGGTATATTAATTGATCATGATGAGGAAGGATATCTCCTTCAGATTTTTACAAAACCTGTAGAAGACCGTCCTACATTGTTTTTTGAAATTATCGAAAGACATGGAGCTCAGAGTTTCGGGGCAGGAAATTTTAAGGCATTATTTGAAGCTTTAGAAAGAGAGCAGGAAAAAAGAGGGAATCTTTAAAATTAATTTATAATACAAAGTTTTGTCAGGATTAAAAAGTCTTGGCAAAACTTTTTTTAATACCACAATAATGAAAAAACTTTTTATCGTGATGCTTTTTTGGGTAAGCATTACTTCTTTTGCTCAAAATTACAGTGCTATTAACGATATTCTCACTTTGCTTGAAGAAAAAAGAGGAATTAATCAAAATCTTGAAAATCTAAGTGTAGACAATAAAAAATTTGTACTGATAAAAGATTTTCCGGATCATACCGAAAGAAGTTTTATCATTATAAAAGGTAAAGATGCAACGTATGTTGAAATGTTTGATGACAAATCTAACAACGAAACCACTTCTAATGTTTTCAGTGGAGATGTTCTCAGAAAAAAGAATATTGTTTCTTTAAGAGCAGATAAATTAGAAGGAAAGAAAATTCCTATTCCTGTTACCAAAACACTTCTTCTTACGAAGCAAAAAGAAATTCTTTATCTTATAGATATCAACTCCCGCGAACGTTGGATTGACGAAAAAGCGTATTCAAAAAAATAAAAAACAGATTCAGTTTTTAAGAATCTAAAACTTTAAAAATTATGAAATCATTTGTAGAATATTCATCAAAATCAGACTTCTCTATCCATAATATCCCATTCGGTGTTGCCGTTTTCAACAAAGAATTTATTGCATGCTGTACCAGAATCGGCGATCAGGTAATCGACCTTGCAACATTGTACGACTTGGGGTATTTTGAAGAAATAGATGGCTTAGACGATAATATTTTCGAAGCCTATACTCTCAACGAATTTATTGAATTGGGTAAACCGGTTACTAATTTGGTCCGCCTTAAATTACAGGAATTACTGTGCGAAGGCTCAACACTTTCTAAAGATGAAAAAACAATTGAAGAAGCTTTCTATAACCTCGATGAGGTAAAAATGATGATGCCTGTTCATATTCCGAATTACACAGATTTTTACAGCAGTATAGAACACGCTACCAATGTCGGGAAAATGTTCAGAGACCCAGCAAATGCTTTGCTTCCCAACTGGAAACATCTTCCAGTAGGTTATCATGGT encodes the following:
- a CDS encoding NAD(P)H-dependent glycerol-3-phosphate dehydrogenase, translated to MAKKKNNSDNSVGKNAKIDTAVGVVGSGSFATAIVKMLVENCKTVHWCVRNEFVKGAIELRGHNPTYLTAVNFNLKSLKLTTDINELVTACDIVVLATPSIYLADTMEKMSCDYSNKIFVSAIKGIIPKVNDVVAHYLKEEFQIGFRNQAVIAGPCHAEEVAMERLSYLTLATVEDEVSQKLVDIFNSDFIKVHSSKDILGNEYSAILKNIFAIGAGIASGLGYGDNFTAVFVSNAIREMEIFLEAIYEAPRDVNESAYLGDLLVTAYSLFSRNRNLGNLIGKGYTVKSAIQSMNMVAEGYYAADSIYKTAKDKGLKLPIIDTIYGILYEGKNAEKQYKKLTAKLN
- a CDS encoding FKBP-type peptidyl-prolyl cis-trans isomerase; this encodes MGVADMLFKRKKEQAEKNLKDGAEYMVEYGKRESVVQLPSGLQYEIITEGDGEKPGPKSMVKCHYHGTTISGKVFDSSVKRGTPASFPLNKVIKGWTEALQLMPVGSKWKLIIPPHLAYGDQQISKEIGPNSTLVFIVELLDIK
- a CDS encoding acetyl-CoA hydrolase/transferase family protein; the protein is MDKFISAEEAIYTVKSGNRVFFHGSACTPNYLIDELARQSHRLENVEIVSITQQGNVEVAKPQYKGSFFVNSLFVSSPVRDAVNSDRGDFVPVFLSEIPILFRKNILPLDVALITVSPPDKHGFCTLGTSVDVARAAVDTAKIIVAIVNPLMPRTHGDGMIHMSRIHKMVWHEEELPTVDYGAKVGAEEMQVGRNVAELIEDKSTLQMGIGTIPDAVLKCLGNHKDLGIHTEMLSDGVVDLIQNDVINNKYKGYNDNKTITSFCFGTRKLYDYVDDNTVFSFDDVSTVNFPINIMRNKKMVAINSAIEIDLTGQVCADSIGTMQYSGIGGQMDFMRGAALSEDGKPIIAITSRTKKGVSRIVPFLKQGAGVVTTRGHIHYVVTEYGTAYLYGKNLRQRAQELISIAHPDDREMLERAAYERFNSN
- a CDS encoding Rrf2 family transcriptional regulator encodes the protein MNNTRFATAIHIMTLLAKDSQAWLTSDWIAGSLNVNPVIVRKELINLKKSALVESRQGKEGGVRIAKNPDEIYISDIYESVKNSEVLGKKNQNPNPLCTIGKDINKNLQILFCETDELVFQFLKAKKLSDFTGQFQ
- the hppD gene encoding 4-hydroxyphenylpyruvate dioxygenase; this encodes MSTLTFAEKIAQAENFLPINGTDYIEFYVGNAKQAAHFYKTAFGFQSLAYAGPETGVRDRASYVLQQGKIKLILTTGLKSESPINEHVKKHGDGVKILALWVDDAYSAFEETTKRGAKSYLEPVTLKDEHGEVRMSGIYTYGETVHMFIERKNYSGTFMPGYEKWESDYNPEETGLLYVDHCVGNVGWDRMIPTVEWYEKVMGFVNILSFDDKQINTEYSALMSKVMSNGNGYAKFPINEPAEGKKKSQVEEYLDFYEGEGVQHIAVATKDIIHTVTELKKRGVEFLSAPPEAYYDMVPERVGHIDEDLKKLQDLGILIDHDEEGYLLQIFTKPVEDRPTLFFEIIERHGAQSFGAGNFKALFEALEREQEKRGNL
- a CDS encoding NAD(P)-dependent oxidoreductase, whose protein sequence is MSKKVAVIGATGFVGKQVVNELSNRGYEVNAIARDSSKIETKDHVTPISADVNNVEELAEVLKGNDAVISAFNAGWTNPNLYNDFLNGSRNIEKAVEESGVKRFITVGGAGSLFIDGHQLVDGADFPADIKPGATAARDYMNEIKKNDTLDWTFFSPAIEMHAGTAGVRKGTYRTALENPVFDENGRSVLSVEDVAVVLVDELEQNNFVKKRFTAGY
- a CDS encoding M23 family metallopeptidase translates to MKKFLSSKKKVTFILGSLLTIVFAQSIIITKLFSEKDDKNYEVNLVKINTEKDSIDYLKIKSDLGLVDKTITQLNSFLKAKNIPNEKLMVLDQDSISNSIYLAKQSNRYSQYLMDLQKKLIYVPLGMPSGGSISSNFGIRKNPIPYKTAYASVKSPESTVSTPVSTPKPEVKAQPYEKIIEVTDSYGNKREVKVLVTPKASNPTPEMAVNKNPSPQKNIEKNNAPAEPDQMQFHKGLDIALPSGSDVLATAAGTVIFSGQKSGYGNCVIISHGNGLATLYGHLSQLIAKTNDKIKVGQLIAKSGNSGRSTGPHLHYEVHKNNTPVNPKLFMGM